GAAGGTGGGGTGGCGGTAGATCTTCGAGGCCGTGGGCTCGAACATCATGTCCTTGTCCGCCGGGTCCGAGGCCGTGATGGCATTGGAGGGGACCACCCAGATGGACAGGCCCTCGCCACGGCGGGTGTAGAGGTCACGGGCCGCCTGGAGGGCGAGGGTGGCATCGGCCGCGTGCAGCGAGCCCACATGCTTGTGGGCCAGGCCATTGCGCGAGCGGATGAAGACTTCCCAGAGCGGGATGGCATTGACGGGCATTGCGTTTCCTCCTGTTGGCAGACGGCCCCACCTGTCGCTCGGGGCGTTCACTGCGTTTGGCGGCGACATCGTTGGTTTATTCGTGCGGGTGCCGCCGGACTCTCGCCCCGCTCACCCTCTCCCCACCTGGAACTCCCCTCTCCCGCAATGCGGGGGAGGGAGAGGGAGGGGGCCATCCGGGAGCAGGCCCGGCGATGTCATGCGGAGCCCTGCCCCTCACCATCCACCAAAGCCTTCCCCCT
This genomic interval from Aquabacter sp. L1I39 contains the following:
- the paaB gene encoding 1,2-phenylacetyl-CoA epoxidase subunit PaaB, translating into MPVNAIPLWEVFIRSRNGLAHKHVGSLHAADATLALQAARDLYTRRGEGLSIWVVPSNAITASDPADKDMMFEPTASKIYRHPTFYEVPEEVGHM